The Paenibacillus sp. RUD330 genome has a segment encoding these proteins:
- a CDS encoding GntR family transcriptional regulator: protein MSSEHSKPMYEKIVEALRGQIVEGKYKAGDRVPSEKELGEEYKVSRITSKKALELLAGEGYIVRQPGRGSFVSEEPPLRAAGRQPQHPLLSHNGKKTGKLLIGLVITDFADSYGTGLIYGMEEASREQDCYLVLRRTFGIPSIEEEAIKGLLELGVDGLIIFPAQGEYFNAEILKLVINQFPFVLVDRHLKGISAGSISTDNAGAAREGTNYLFELGHKSIAFLTPPPTDTTAIEERIEGFIQAHAEKGIMVDRDIWLEDIASTLPQANTEENRLEDIRRIVGHLRKHPHITAVFATEYNIGQLAMDAAREMGRSVPGDLSVLCFDCPETNGRFPLTHLRQNQTEMGRLAFENVLKLIDGQAVPNKIMLEAALIRSGSTGPVPRNAQTYL from the coding sequence ATGTCGAGCGAACATTCCAAACCGATGTACGAGAAAATAGTCGAGGCGCTGCGCGGCCAGATCGTGGAAGGGAAGTACAAGGCGGGCGACCGGGTCCCTTCCGAAAAAGAGCTCGGCGAAGAATACAAGGTCAGCCGCATCACGAGCAAAAAAGCTCTCGAGCTTCTGGCCGGAGAAGGTTACATCGTCCGCCAGCCGGGCAGAGGCTCGTTCGTATCCGAGGAGCCGCCCCTCCGGGCGGCGGGAAGGCAGCCTCAGCATCCGCTTCTCTCGCATAACGGCAAGAAGACGGGCAAGCTGCTGATCGGCCTTGTCATTACCGATTTTGCCGACAGCTACGGAACCGGCTTGATCTACGGCATGGAAGAGGCCTCGCGCGAGCAGGACTGCTATCTGGTGCTCCGGCGCACCTTCGGCATCCCCTCCATCGAAGAGGAAGCGATCAAGGGGCTGCTCGAGCTCGGAGTGGACGGATTGATCATCTTCCCGGCGCAGGGCGAATATTTCAATGCGGAGATATTGAAGCTCGTCATCAACCAGTTTCCGTTCGTGCTTGTAGACCGCCATCTGAAAGGAATATCCGCAGGCTCCATCTCAACGGACAATGCGGGAGCGGCCCGCGAGGGAACGAACTATCTGTTCGAGCTCGGGCACAAGTCCATCGCGTTCCTGACTCCGCCGCCGACCGACACAACCGCGATCGAGGAGCGCATCGAGGGATTCATCCAAGCGCATGCGGAGAAGGGCATCATGGTCGACCGGGACATATGGCTGGAGGACATCGCCTCGACGCTTCCGCAGGCCAACACGGAAGAGAACCGGCTGGAGGATATCCGCCGGATCGTCGGCCATCTGCGCAAGCATCCGCACATCACCGCCGTATTCGCGACGGAGTACAACATCGGCCAGCTGGCGATGGACGCCGCCCGGGAAATGGGCCGGTCCGTTCCCGGCGATCTGTCCGTCCTCTGCTTCGATTGTCCGGAGACGAACGGACGCTTCCCGCTCACCCATCTGAGACAGAATCAGACGGAGATGGGGAGGCTCGCCTTCGAGAACGTGCTCAAGCTGATCGACGGGCAAGCCGTGCCGAACAAGATCATGCTGGAGGCGGCTCTCATTCGGAGCGGCTCTACCGGACCTGTTCCGCGGAACGCTCAGACCTACTTGTGA
- a CDS encoding ComEC/Rec2 family competence protein encodes MKARGYMDGRPLLWAAVCFVAGSSAAAYWSPGGALSAGLGLGLLLAALALAGQARPGLAAACLAAYALAAGERLWADARSATALSALYAAASAQLPPTDVPAVAEGVIASPVEIDGDVVQLRMTAQSVRAGDAQQAERLRERLLVRVKLLREAELDAARQWRRGDRIAVSGALQLPAGPANRGGFDYRRYLRSQGIHWLLQVQGAGAADVSPGSPWSAAALLGRADAVRSQLGSALERSYPASQSGYMKALVLGDSDDIDPGLYAGFARLGLTHIMAVSGMHVAVMLGLLGFLLRLCRLTKEQILLALMLAVPPYVLLTGAAPSIIRAGVMALIGLAAARAGKLKDGLHLLAASAVLMLLWDPRLIESVSFQLSFIVTAGLILGVPAVNRLLPHIRKGRFLLDSLVVTVVAQAASFPVSIYYFNQFHLLSLPANLLLVPFISLLIMPAGAAVMLLEPIWPGASHVIAALSSRGNDWSFRVVDGMSSWRGGATIWAKPSLWWIFAWYGALACLLAASAAWRRVRKEKRQPSPEETSGDETGPLPDAGHLEPHWPEGGNADRWLTASDCQNNRHGGPPGGSRRDYDLKSLSSGGKITPAAFVDRLFRTFTNEAPRFLRSPGFCFFACFAAVVLLLFHAYHPDWPRRSAQVDFLNVGQGDSTLIRTPSGKVILIDGGGTMDFGKEPWRIRRDPYEIGRKTLVPLLMQRGVHHIDLLVATHLDQDHIGGLAAVLDSIPVRRLLWNGTLKEAGKAEPILQAAVDLDIPVYSAGSGQSRQADASTRLDVLWPLAASSQASTAKGERELAIEEEQNEESIVLMVSIYGRRFLLPGDLGSASEQELIRESIPEFGQPSRGATEQGLPSTAASGPRQASAEAKPGQASTKAGFDHLSGEARSGQPLTLTTTEKDRPTSSVDVLKAGHHGSKNSTSPLWLAYWKPTIAVLSAGLNNRYGHPSADTMERLHEARILAVRTDLDGEIQFEIRKESLRMRLLRP; translated from the coding sequence ATGAAAGCGAGAGGTTATATGGACGGAAGGCCGCTATTGTGGGCGGCCGTCTGTTTCGTCGCGGGCAGCTCCGCGGCGGCGTATTGGAGTCCCGGCGGAGCGCTGAGCGCCGGGCTGGGCCTGGGCCTGCTGCTGGCGGCGCTGGCGCTCGCCGGTCAGGCCCGTCCCGGGCTGGCCGCCGCTTGCCTGGCGGCCTATGCCCTCGCCGCAGGCGAGCGGCTGTGGGCGGATGCGCGGTCCGCGACCGCGCTGTCCGCCCTGTACGCCGCCGCCTCGGCGCAGCTGCCGCCGACGGACGTTCCGGCCGTGGCGGAGGGGGTCATTGCGTCGCCGGTCGAGATCGACGGCGACGTGGTGCAGCTGCGCATGACGGCGCAGTCCGTCCGCGCGGGGGACGCGCAGCAGGCGGAGCGGCTGCGCGAGCGGCTGCTCGTGCGCGTCAAGCTGCTGCGCGAGGCGGAGCTTGACGCCGCCCGCCAGTGGCGGCGCGGCGACCGCATCGCGGTCTCCGGCGCGCTGCAGCTGCCGGCGGGGCCGGCCAACCGCGGCGGCTTCGACTACCGGCGCTACCTGCGCAGCCAGGGCATCCACTGGCTGCTGCAGGTCCAGGGCGCGGGCGCGGCAGACGTCTCGCCCGGCAGCCCCTGGAGCGCAGCCGCGCTGCTCGGACGCGCGGACGCGGTCCGCTCGCAGCTCGGCTCCGCGCTGGAACGCTCGTACCCGGCCTCGCAGTCCGGATACATGAAAGCTCTCGTCCTCGGCGACTCGGACGACATCGATCCCGGCCTTTACGCCGGCTTCGCCCGTCTCGGCCTGACGCACATCATGGCCGTCAGCGGCATGCATGTCGCCGTCATGCTCGGCCTGCTGGGATTCCTGCTTCGCCTCTGCCGCCTGACCAAAGAACAAATCCTGCTTGCGCTCATGCTCGCCGTTCCGCCGTACGTCCTGCTGACAGGAGCCGCTCCATCCATCATCCGTGCCGGCGTCATGGCGCTGATCGGGCTGGCTGCAGCGCGTGCAGGCAAGCTGAAGGACGGCCTTCATCTGCTCGCTGCCTCCGCCGTGCTGATGCTGCTCTGGGATCCCCGCCTGATCGAAAGCGTGAGCTTCCAGCTCAGCTTCATCGTCACCGCAGGCCTGATCCTCGGAGTGCCGGCTGTGAACCGGCTGCTTCCACACATCCGCAAAGGCCGGTTCCTGCTCGACTCGCTTGTCGTGACAGTCGTCGCCCAAGCGGCATCCTTTCCCGTGTCGATCTATTATTTCAACCAGTTCCATCTGCTTTCGCTGCCGGCCAACCTGCTGCTCGTGCCGTTCATCAGCCTCCTCATCATGCCGGCCGGCGCGGCTGTCATGCTGCTTGAGCCTATATGGCCGGGGGCGTCGCATGTCATCGCAGCCCTATCCTCTCGAGGGAACGACTGGTCATTCCGGGTCGTGGACGGCATGAGCTCCTGGAGAGGAGGGGCGACAATCTGGGCCAAGCCGTCCCTTTGGTGGATCTTTGCCTGGTATGGCGCGCTTGCCTGCTTGCTCGCTGCTTCGGCTGCCTGGAGACGCGTCCGGAAGGAAAAGCGGCAGCCAAGTCCAGAGGAGACTTCCGGCGACGAGACAGGGCCGCTCCCTGATGCCGGTCATCTTGAACCTCATTGGCCTGAAGGTGGAAATGCGGATCGATGGTTGACGGCATCCGATTGTCAAAATAATCGGCATGGCGGCCCGCCGGGCGGCAGCAGGCGAGATTACGATCTTAAATCCCTATCTTCGGGCGGAAAAATAACTCCGGCCGCTTTTGTCGATCGTCTCTTTCGAACATTCACCAACGAGGCGCCTCGATTTCTGCGCAGTCCGGGATTCTGCTTCTTTGCCTGCTTTGCGGCTGTCGTTCTTCTTCTGTTCCATGCCTATCACCCGGATTGGCCTCGCCGCAGCGCGCAAGTGGATTTCCTGAATGTCGGCCAGGGAGACTCGACCTTGATCCGGACGCCATCGGGCAAAGTCATTCTCATCGATGGAGGAGGAACGATGGATTTCGGCAAGGAGCCTTGGCGAATCCGCCGCGATCCGTATGAGATCGGACGCAAAACGCTGGTACCGCTGCTTATGCAACGTGGCGTTCATCATATCGATCTCCTCGTCGCCACGCATCTGGATCAGGATCATATCGGAGGTTTGGCTGCCGTTCTGGATTCCATCCCCGTTCGCCGATTGTTGTGGAATGGAACGCTGAAGGAAGCGGGCAAGGCGGAGCCGATCCTGCAGGCTGCCGTCGACTTGGACATTCCGGTCTACTCCGCCGGATCCGGCCAGAGCCGGCAGGCGGATGCCTCGACCCGTCTGGACGTTCTATGGCCGCTTGCCGCCAGCAGCCAAGCATCCACTGCCAAGGGAGAACGGGAACTGGCGATTGAGGAGGAACAAAACGAGGAAAGCATCGTGCTCATGGTTTCCATATATGGCAGGCGCTTTTTGCTCCCTGGCGATCTCGGCTCTGCAAGCGAGCAGGAGCTCATTCGGGAGAGCATACCCGAGTTCGGCCAGCCTTCAAGAGGAGCAACTGAGCAAGGCCTGCCGTCCACAGCAGCAAGCGGGCCCCGGCAAGCTTCAGCGGAAGCCAAGCCTGGACAAGCTTCAACGAAAGCCGGGTTCGACCACCTTTCAGGGGAAGCCAGGAGCGGTCAGCCATTAACGTTAACGACTACCGAGAAGGATAGGCCAACCTCGTCCGTGGATGTGCTGAAGGCCGGACATCACGGAAGCAAGAACTCTACCTCTCCGCTCTGGCTCGCCTATTGGAAGCCGACGATCGCCGTTCTGTCTGCCGGACTTAACAATCGGTACGGACATCCAAGCGCCGATACGATGGAGAGGCTCCACGAGGCGCGCATCCTAGCGGTTCGGACGGATCTTGACGGCGAGATCCAGTTTGAAATCCGGAAGGAGTCTTTGCGTATGCGGCTTCTCCGTCCATGA
- a CDS encoding cytidine/deoxycytidylate deaminase family protein, which produces MPTTSAVQQDAARKDWDTYFMDIAYMVSTRSRCPRRHVGALLVQGKKLLGTAYNGAPMGVADCSEAGCMIVEEWEQRITDGQADMVKKQRCIRTIHAEQNLLLFTDRSDREGSTVYVTDQPCWTCANMLANSGISEIVYHRGYPKDSEKVRALMEQKGIGFRQLEGYEPPPQAGLAVTD; this is translated from the coding sequence ATGCCGACTACATCCGCCGTCCAGCAGGATGCCGCAAGAAAAGACTGGGACACCTATTTCATGGACATCGCCTATATGGTATCGACCCGATCGCGCTGCCCAAGGCGGCACGTGGGAGCGCTGCTCGTCCAGGGCAAGAAGCTGCTTGGTACAGCCTACAACGGAGCTCCGATGGGCGTCGCCGACTGCTCCGAGGCCGGCTGCATGATCGTCGAGGAATGGGAGCAGCGGATTACGGACGGCCAGGCCGATATGGTCAAGAAGCAGCGCTGCATCCGCACCATCCACGCCGAGCAGAACCTGCTTCTGTTCACCGACCGGAGCGACCGGGAAGGCTCGACGGTTTATGTGACCGACCAGCCTTGCTGGACGTGCGCCAACATGCTGGCGAACAGCGGCATTTCCGAGATCGTCTATCATCGCGGCTATCCGAAGGACTCGGAGAAAGTCAGGGCGCTGATGGAGCAGAAGGGAATCGGCTTCCGGCAGCTGGAAGGCTACGAGCCTCCGCCGCAGGCGGGGCTTGCCGTAACGGATTAG
- a CDS encoding homocysteine synthase: MTEPRKLALETLAVHAGQEIDPTTLSRAVPIYQTTSYGFHDTDHAADLFGLKSFGNIYTRIMNPTSDVFEKRVAALEGGAAALAVSSGSSAISYSILNIASAGDEIVSSSSLYGGTYNLFAHTLPKLGIKVVFVDASDPENFRAAITDKTKAVFGETIGNPRGDVLDIEAVAKIAHENGVPLIVDNTFPSPYLLRPIEFGADIVVHSATKFIGGHGTSIGGIIVDAGAFDWLASGRFPGLTEPDPSYHGLVYTDAVGPLAYIIKARVQLLRDLGAAISPFNSFLLLQGLETLHLRMERHSSNALEVARYLEAHDAVASVSYPGLPGHPSHELAQKYLPKGQGAILTFEIKGGIEAGKRIINSVQLFSHLANVGDSKSLIIHPASTTHQQLSPDEQLASGVTPGLIRLSIGTEGIADILDDLGQAIAASQTSEVASGS, translated from the coding sequence ATGACTGAACCTCGCAAGCTTGCTCTTGAAACGCTGGCCGTCCATGCCGGCCAAGAAATCGATCCGACCACCCTGTCCCGGGCCGTGCCCATCTATCAAACGACATCGTACGGCTTTCATGATACCGACCACGCGGCGGATCTGTTCGGACTGAAATCGTTCGGAAATATCTATACCCGCATCATGAATCCGACCAGCGACGTATTCGAGAAGCGGGTTGCGGCGCTGGAAGGCGGAGCGGCAGCGCTTGCGGTTTCCTCGGGATCTTCCGCCATCTCCTACTCGATTCTCAATATCGCTTCGGCAGGCGACGAGATCGTCAGCTCGTCCAGCCTGTACGGAGGCACATACAACCTGTTCGCGCATACCCTGCCCAAGCTCGGCATCAAGGTGGTCTTCGTGGACGCTTCCGATCCCGAGAACTTCCGCGCAGCGATCACGGATAAGACAAAAGCCGTATTCGGCGAAACGATCGGCAATCCGAGAGGCGACGTGCTCGACATCGAAGCCGTCGCCAAGATCGCGCATGAGAACGGCGTTCCGCTCATCGTGGACAATACGTTCCCGAGTCCCTATCTGCTGAGGCCGATCGAGTTCGGCGCGGATATCGTCGTCCACTCGGCGACCAAATTCATCGGCGGACACGGCACCTCCATCGGAGGAATCATCGTTGACGCCGGAGCATTCGACTGGCTGGCGAGCGGCCGATTCCCTGGCCTGACGGAGCCGGATCCGAGCTATCACGGCCTCGTATACACGGATGCCGTCGGACCTTTGGCTTATATCATCAAAGCGCGCGTACAGCTTCTCCGCGATCTTGGCGCCGCCATCTCGCCGTTCAATTCCTTCCTGCTGCTGCAGGGACTGGAGACGCTGCACCTGCGGATGGAACGCCACAGCTCCAACGCGCTGGAAGTCGCCCGGTATCTGGAAGCCCATGACGCGGTGGCATCCGTCAGCTATCCCGGCCTGCCCGGACATCCGTCGCATGAGCTGGCGCAGAAGTATCTGCCGAAAGGGCAAGGAGCGATCCTGACCTTCGAAATCAAAGGCGGAATCGAAGCCGGCAAGCGGATCATCAACTCCGTGCAGCTGTTCTCGCATTTGGCGAACGTCGGGGACTCCAAGTCTCTCATCATCCACCCTGCGAGCACGACGCATCAGCAGCTGTCTCCGGACGAGCAGCTGGCGTCCGGCGTCACGCCGGGCCTGATCCGCTTGTCCATCGGCACGGAAGGAATCGCCGACATCCTGGATGATCTCGGACAGGCGATCGCCGCCAGCCAGACGAGCGAGGTCGCCAGCGGCTCCTGA
- a CDS encoding ComEA family DNA-binding protein, producing the protein MERYGSRRRGRKTAVLALGLAGAGLIAFGLQQPRDSEPAGWVQVNAALAEAMSAKEAASGGGGASGGTGIEEGGAVSGQAGSGGEAAAGTGSAAGGAAGGAGAAGAQGGEAGKSSPSDGSSLTGQAAAAGTASGEGAGSGAAGSSVTGADAANNGAGIKAEGGGAAGSSGSGEGAGSGQAAGGYAASDGRLDLNRASAEQLDALPGVGPAKAKAIVEERERSGFFLSVEDVQTVKGIGPKIVEKWKDLVVVLP; encoded by the coding sequence GTGGAGAGATATGGATCGCGGAGGCGGGGCCGGAAAACGGCCGTGCTGGCGCTCGGCTTGGCCGGGGCCGGCCTGATCGCCTTCGGGCTTCAGCAGCCGCGGGATTCCGAGCCGGCCGGCTGGGTTCAAGTGAATGCGGCGTTGGCGGAGGCGATGTCCGCCAAGGAAGCTGCATCGGGCGGCGGCGGGGCGAGCGGCGGAACGGGGATAGAGGAGGGAGGCGCGGTTTCCGGACAAGCCGGTTCCGGCGGCGAGGCTGCGGCAGGAACCGGCTCCGCCGCAGGAGGAGCTGCTGGCGGAGCCGGGGCGGCAGGGGCTCAAGGCGGCGAAGCAGGGAAAAGCTCCCCATCGGACGGGAGTTCCCTTACCGGACAAGCTGCCGCTGCCGGCACGGCCAGCGGAGAAGGCGCGGGAAGCGGAGCGGCCGGCTCAAGCGTTACTGGAGCCGATGCGGCCAACAACGGGGCGGGAATCAAGGCAGAGGGCGGCGGAGCGGCGGGATCGTCGGGAAGCGGAGAGGGCGCGGGCAGCGGACAAGCAGCCGGCGGATACGCCGCGTCGGATGGTAGGCTCGACCTGAACCGGGCTAGCGCCGAGCAGCTCGATGCGCTGCCCGGCGTAGGTCCCGCCAAAGCGAAAGCGATCGTCGAGGAGCGGGAACGAAGCGGTTTTTTTCTATCGGTCGAGGATGTCCAGACGGTGAAGGGAATCGGTCCGAAAATCGTGGAGAAATGGAAAGATCTAGTTGTCGTCCTTCCATGA
- the comER gene encoding late competence protein ComER → MKIGFIGTGSMGSLLVDSFIRSGAVEASDVVVANRTFHKAERLAAQHPGVAAVPSSREAAQRSDCLFLCVKPSEFKSVLQEIQPSVRSDQVVVSITSAVLISHLEDQLPCRIAKIIPSITNGVLSGASLCMFGSRMTVADCCYLEGILSRISEPLLIDEQYTRIVSDLSSCGPAFISFLLQRLIDAAVEMTGIDPDEAVAISSAMLLGTGKLLTEGGMTPDELIRRVSVPGGITQQGLQLLRQETDGMFQKLIRITHDKFREDLEKVEASLYGEEVNGP, encoded by the coding sequence ATGAAGATCGGATTTATCGGCACGGGCAGCATGGGCAGCCTGCTGGTGGATTCATTCATCCGGTCGGGCGCTGTCGAAGCTTCCGATGTCGTCGTCGCCAACCGGACTTTCCATAAGGCCGAACGTCTCGCCGCGCAGCATCCCGGCGTTGCGGCCGTTCCATCAAGCCGCGAAGCCGCACAGCGGAGCGACTGCCTTTTTTTGTGCGTCAAGCCTTCGGAATTCAAATCCGTCCTGCAGGAAATCCAGCCGTCCGTCCGGAGCGACCAGGTCGTCGTGTCCATCACCAGCGCCGTGCTCATCAGCCATCTGGAGGACCAGCTCCCCTGCCGCATCGCCAAAATCATCCCCAGCATTACGAACGGAGTGTTGAGCGGCGCCTCGCTCTGCATGTTCGGCAGCCGCATGACCGTCGCAGACTGCTGCTACCTGGAAGGCATCCTGTCGCGCATAAGCGAGCCCTTGCTCATCGACGAGCAGTACACCCGGATCGTCTCCGACCTGTCCAGCTGCGGTCCGGCCTTCATCTCCTTCCTGCTGCAGCGCCTGATCGACGCCGCCGTCGAGATGACCGGCATCGATCCCGACGAGGCGGTCGCCATCTCCAGCGCCATGCTGCTCGGCACAGGCAAGCTGCTGACCGAAGGGGGCATGACGCCCGATGAATTGATCCGCCGCGTCTCGGTGCCGGGCGGCATTACCCAGCAAGGCCTGCAGCTGCTCCGGCAGGAGACGGACGGCATGTTCCAGAAGCTGATCCGCATCACCCACGACAAATTCCGCGAGGATCTCGAAAAGGTCGAAGCTTCCCTATACGGCGAAGAGGTGAACGGCCCCTGA
- the leuS gene encoding leucine--tRNA ligase, translating into MSQERIEGQGYNPQKLEPKWQQHWDEHKTFRTTEDSGKPKFYALDMFPYPSGAGLHVGHPEGYTATDIVSRYKRMKGFNVLHPMGWDAFGLPAEQHALDTGEHPREITVKNINNFRRQIKSLGFSYDWDREISTTDPDYYKWTQWIFIQLYKKGLAYVAEVPVNWCPALGTVLANEEVINGLSERGNHPVIRKPMRQWVLRITEYAERLLEDLEELDWSESIKDMQRNWIGKSVGAEVAFAVDGSEAEIQVFTTRPDTLFGATYCVLAPEHELVDSITSQEQRAAVADYREAASRKSDLERTDLAKDKSGVFTGAYAVNPVNGAKVPVWIADYVLAGYGTGAIMAVPGHDQRDWEFAKQFGLPIIEVVQGGSVEEEAFSGDGPHVNSDFLNGLSNSEGIAAMISRLEETGKGRGKTTYRLRDWLFSRQRYWGEPIPILHLEDGSMKPVPEDQLPVVLPDVDAIKPSGTGESPLANVADWVNTTDPETGLPARRETNTMPQWAGSCWYYLRFIDPKNDRELCSAEKQKEWLPVDLYIGGAEHAVLHLLYARFWHKVLYDLGVVDTKEPFHKLVNQGMILGTNNEKMSKSRGNVINPDDIVGEYGADTLRLYEMFMGPLEATKPWNTSGVEGMHRFLSRVWRLFVGENGELNPKISDAEGSDAMNRVWHRSIKKVSDDFDNLRFNTAISQLMIWVNEAYKADALPRRSMENLVQLLSPLAPHIAEELWEKLGHSESVTYVAWPSYEEAWTVDQEVEIVVQVNGKIAERVSIAADTDTDEMERIAKELPRVKELTEGKTVRKVVAVKGKLVNIVAN; encoded by the coding sequence ATGAGTCAGGAAAGAATCGAAGGACAAGGTTATAACCCGCAGAAGCTGGAGCCGAAGTGGCAGCAGCATTGGGATGAGCATAAGACGTTCCGCACGACGGAGGACTCGGGCAAGCCGAAATTCTACGCGCTTGACATGTTCCCATACCCGTCCGGAGCCGGCCTGCATGTAGGCCATCCGGAGGGATACACGGCGACCGACATCGTCTCCCGCTACAAGCGGATGAAGGGCTTCAACGTGCTGCATCCGATGGGCTGGGACGCCTTCGGCCTGCCGGCTGAGCAGCATGCTCTCGATACCGGCGAGCATCCGCGAGAGATCACGGTGAAGAACATCAACAACTTCCGCCGCCAGATCAAGTCGCTCGGCTTCTCGTACGATTGGGACCGCGAGATCAGCACGACCGATCCGGATTATTACAAGTGGACGCAGTGGATTTTCATCCAGCTGTACAAGAAAGGCCTCGCTTACGTCGCGGAGGTGCCGGTCAACTGGTGTCCGGCGCTGGGCACCGTGCTGGCGAACGAGGAAGTCATCAACGGCCTCAGCGAGCGCGGAAATCATCCTGTCATCCGCAAGCCGATGCGCCAGTGGGTGCTGAGAATTACCGAGTATGCCGAGCGCCTGCTCGAAGACCTGGAGGAGCTGGACTGGTCGGAAAGCATCAAGGACATGCAGCGCAACTGGATCGGCAAGTCCGTAGGGGCGGAGGTCGCGTTTGCGGTCGACGGCTCCGAGGCGGAGATCCAGGTGTTCACGACCCGTCCGGATACGCTGTTCGGCGCGACCTACTGCGTGCTTGCTCCGGAGCATGAGCTGGTGGACTCCATCACCTCGCAGGAACAGAGGGCGGCGGTCGCCGACTACCGCGAGGCGGCTTCCCGCAAGAGCGATCTCGAGCGCACCGACCTGGCGAAGGACAAATCCGGCGTCTTCACGGGAGCTTACGCGGTCAATCCGGTCAACGGAGCCAAGGTTCCGGTCTGGATCGCGGATTATGTCCTGGCCGGCTACGGCACGGGAGCGATCATGGCCGTGCCGGGCCATGACCAGCGGGACTGGGAATTCGCCAAGCAGTTCGGCCTGCCGATCATCGAGGTCGTGCAGGGCGGCAGCGTCGAGGAGGAAGCCTTCTCCGGCGACGGCCCGCATGTGAACTCGGACTTCCTGAACGGACTCTCCAACAGCGAAGGCATCGCAGCCATGATCAGCCGCCTGGAAGAGACGGGCAAGGGCCGCGGCAAAACGACGTACCGTCTGCGCGACTGGCTGTTCAGCCGCCAGCGCTACTGGGGCGAGCCGATTCCGATCCTCCATCTGGAGGACGGCTCGATGAAGCCGGTTCCGGAGGACCAGCTTCCGGTGGTGCTGCCGGATGTCGACGCGATCAAGCCTTCCGGCACGGGAGAATCCCCGCTCGCCAACGTTGCGGACTGGGTCAACACGACCGATCCGGAGACCGGCCTGCCGGCTCGCCGCGAGACGAACACGATGCCGCAATGGGCGGGCAGCTGCTGGTATTACCTGCGCTTCATCGATCCGAAGAACGACCGTGAGCTGTGCTCCGCCGAGAAGCAGAAGGAATGGCTGCCGGTCGACCTGTACATCGGCGGGGCGGAGCATGCGGTGCTTCACTTGCTGTACGCGCGCTTCTGGCACAAGGTGCTGTACGACCTCGGCGTCGTCGACACCAAGGAGCCTTTCCACAAGCTGGTCAACCAAGGCATGATTCTCGGCACGAACAACGAGAAGATGAGCAAATCCCGCGGCAATGTCATCAATCCCGACGACATCGTGGGCGAATACGGGGCCGATACTTTGCGCCTGTACGAAATGTTCATGGGGCCGCTGGAAGCGACGAAGCCGTGGAACACGAGCGGCGTCGAGGGCATGCACCGCTTCCTCAGCCGCGTCTGGCGCTTGTTCGTCGGCGAGAACGGCGAGCTGAATCCGAAAATCTCGGATGCCGAAGGAAGCGACGCGATGAACCGGGTGTGGCATCGCTCCATCAAGAAGGTGTCGGACGACTTCGACAACCTGCGCTTCAACACCGCGATCAGCCAGCTGATGATCTGGGTCAACGAAGCCTACAAGGCCGATGCGCTGCCGCGCCGTTCCATGGAGAACCTCGTGCAGCTGCTGTCTCCGCTCGCTCCGCATATCGCCGAGGAGCTGTGGGAGAAGCTGGGCCATTCCGAATCCGTCACGTATGTGGCATGGCCTTCTTATGAAGAAGCCTGGACGGTGGATCAGGAGGTCGAGATCGTCGTGCAGGTCAACGGCAAGATCGCCGAGCGCGTATCCATCGCGGCCGATACCGATACGGACGAAATGGAACGGATCGCCAAAGAGCTCCCTCGGGTGAAGGAGCTCACGGAAGGCAAGACGGTCCGCAAGGTCGTCGCAGTCAAAGGCAAGCTCGTCAATATCGTAGCCAATTAA
- a CDS encoding 3-ketoacyl-ACP reductase has protein sequence MELKNKTALITGAGKGIGRAAAIALAKEGVHLGLISRTESELASLARELTSQYGISVHYAVADISDAAEAADAAKGLAKELGSVDVLINNAGVATFGTVAEMDPAEWERIVRINLFGTYYVTHAVLPSMLERKSGAILNIASTAGERGFATGSAYNASKFAVMGFTEALMQEVRKSNIRVTALTPSTVNTPLSVSGGLVSPDKDNSGMMQPEDVAELIVAALKLPDRVFIKTAGIWTTNP, from the coding sequence TTGGAATTGAAAAATAAGACAGCCCTCATCACCGGCGCCGGCAAAGGCATCGGCCGTGCGGCCGCGATCGCTCTCGCCAAGGAAGGCGTCCATCTGGGCCTGATATCCCGCACCGAGTCCGAACTGGCATCGCTGGCAAGGGAGCTGACCTCCCAATACGGCATCAGCGTCCACTACGCCGTCGCCGACATCTCCGACGCCGCCGAGGCGGCCGATGCCGCCAAGGGCCTCGCCAAGGAGCTGGGCAGCGTCGACGTCCTGATCAACAACGCCGGAGTCGCCACCTTCGGCACGGTGGCCGAGATGGATCCGGCCGAATGGGAGCGGATCGTCCGCATCAATCTGTTCGGCACCTATTACGTCACCCATGCCGTGCTTCCTTCCATGCTGGAGCGCAAAAGCGGCGCCATTCTCAACATCGCCTCCACTGCGGGCGAGCGCGGCTTCGCGACCGGCTCCGCCTACAACGCCTCCAAGTTCGCCGTCATGGGCTTCACCGAGGCGCTCATGCAGGAGGTCCGCAAGTCGAACATCCGCGTCACGGCGCTGACTCCGAGCACGGTCAACACCCCGCTGTCCGTCAGCGGCGGACTCGTCTCCCCGGACAAGGACAACAGCGGCATGATGCAGCCCGAGGACGTCGCGGAGCTGATCGTCGCCGCGCTCAAGCTCCCGGACCGCGTCTTCATCAAGACCGCAGGCATTTGGACGACCAATCCTTGA